The following proteins are co-located in the Malus sylvestris chromosome 13, drMalSylv7.2, whole genome shotgun sequence genome:
- the LOC126597285 gene encoding uncharacterized protein LOC126597285, which produces MANPSGNHQEPSHASSSFNGNNPSNGNSTPVSVPESSGAAMTMKHNPGISMDWSAEEQAILEDGLAKYATESNIIRYAKIAMLLQNKTVRDVALRCRWMTKKENSKRRKEDHNLSRKNKDKKERVNDTSAKPSHPAGRPNVAPYAPPMITMDNDDGIPYKAIGGITGELLEQNAQALNQISANLSAFQIQENINLFCQSRDNNINLFCQTRDNILKIMNDLNDMPDVMKQMPPLPVKMNEELATHVGIPPHQMQS; this is translated from the exons ATGGCGAACCCATCTGGGAACCACCAAGAACCGAGCCACGCCTCCTCGTCCTTCAACGGCAACAACCCAAGTAATGGAAACTCCACGCCGGTTTCGGTGCCGGAGAGTTCTGGCGCCGCCATGACCATGAAACACAACCCGGGTATTTCTATGGATTGGAGCGCAGAGGAGCAGGCAATTCTCGAAGATGGACTCGCCAA ATATGCAACAGAATCAAACATAATCCGGTATGCAAAGATAGCCATGCTGCTGCAGAATAAGACTGTCCGAGATGTGGCTTTACGTTGCAGATGGATGACT aaaaaagaaaacagcaagAGAAGGAAGGAAGACCATAACTTATCAAGGAAAAACAAGGATAAAAAG GAGAGAGTAAATGATACTTCAGCGAAGCCATCTCACCCTGCTGGGCGGCCTAATGTTGCTCCCTATGCTCCCCCAATGATTACTATGGACAATGATGATGGTATCCCATATAAAG CCATTGGCGGTATTACAGGAGAGCTTCTGGAGCAAAATGCCCAAgccttgaatcaaatttcagCAAACCTTTCAGCTTTCCAG ATACAGGAGAACATCAACCTCTTCTGCCAAAGTCGAGATAACAACATCAACCTCTTCTGCCAAACTCGAGACAACATCCTCAAAATTATGAATGA CTTGAATGACATGCCAGACGTAATGAAGCAGATGCCACCACTTCCAGTGAAAATGAATGAAGAGCTAGCAACCCATGTCGGCATCCCACCCCATCAGATGCAATCATGA